The Primulina huaijiensis isolate GDHJ02 chromosome 9, ASM1229523v2, whole genome shotgun sequence genomic interval CAACCATTAAGTCATGGCACACGTAAATAATATTTCGAATCATAAAATAGCTCAAACATTTGTGTTTCAACTATATACCAAATATGTGACCTCCACTCTATCATCAATCGTATCGTTTAGTATCCGTTGCTTTATGAAAGGAATATAACAAGGTGCAAATTTTTTTAGCAATTGTTGCTCCACCCACGaatgcatgtatgtgtgtggatatatatatatatatatatatatatatatactttttgcAAGTATGATATGTGAAATATGAAGATATTTCGAAAACTATTATCTCTACTCGATCATGTTTTTCAACCGTCACGCTAAGTGGTAGTATTAATATCGAAAATAAATTATACCTGCTTCAATTGTTTATATCTACTTCCCAGAAGTTCAGTCTGCTCTGCAACGTCATTCAGCAGATCACCCGTCTTCTGTTCTTGAAGATCCAACAATTTCTTCACTGTATATTTGATAGTGTTATGAGGTTTGCTTAATCCTGCAAAGCTACGGAATATATCCACGACAGATTGCTGATTTATAAGAAGAAATCCAAACTTAAGCCCACTGCCAagcatattaaaaaataatcctCCAAGTAGTGATACACAAAATGTTGGATTGGTAGAGGAAAGTTTCTCCAGAGTAGCTCTCAGATTCCAGCTATCTACACCCTTGGAGTTAAATTCAACCCCTGAGAATGAAGTATCTAGCATAACCCTTGCTCCAAACTTAGCACAAATGGATAACAGAATATTTATCTCTTTGTTACTGTAAACCGATCCTGTGGGATTGACTATGGGACCAGAAACGTAGATCCATGGTTTATTCAGAGTCTTTAAAACATCTGTAAGAGTCTGTTCTGTCAGCTTGAAACCTACTTCAGAATTTGTGGGAATATTAACAATTTCGgcattcaaaaattttgcagCAGAAACATAATTTCCACTGGTACCAGTAGGGAAGCACAGTGTACCGCCCTCGTGAACACAGCAGAGCACCCACTTACAGAAAAGTGCCACAGGGCAGTCTGCAAATATAAATTCTGTGTTGCTATCGGATGGGAAGCCATAATTACTGCTAATTAATTGTCTTAAGCCACGTGCAACATCAATTTCGGGTTCTGTTATGTTCTGCCTGGCGAAACTCTCGAAGATGGCAGCCTTTACGGGGGTTATTATGGGCAAAAAACTTTGATCGATATCCATACGGACCAGGGTAGAATTTTCCCGCTCGTCTATTGCCAGTTCGGCCTGATCGAGTACTGAGATTGTGTAACTGGAAAAGTCATTGACCTTAGAAGCTCTAGTCTGCTTGGGATTTCGCTGCAATGAGAGTAAATAATCAAGCAAACAGTTAATAAAGCAGATTTTTATAATGAATTAGACATGGATATCTATTGAAATAACTCTCTCATCAGAAAATAAGATGCTTGATCACGTCATAGAACCTGAAATTGGGACAAATTTTGTACGTCTAAAAAATATCTCAGGCCGAGATAATTGTTTGAAGTTGTAAAGCATTACAGATCTAAATAAAATGCGGAGAggaaataatatatgaaatcatatttttttcttccatttatCTTCAAATAGTAATGTTTGACAATTTCATGAGGCTTTAAATGGTATGAAAGGATCTTAACCATCACTTGAGATTCAATAGCAGATAAGTTTGATAATAAACAAGACCACTCGTGACATCTCGAGGgcataataaataaattcattgACCACCTAACCTGAGCAGGTGGATGTCGATCAGCAAGTTGAAAAGACAGAAGCTCATGGAAAAGACAACCATAGTAGTACTGACTAACTATGGCTGTAGTTCCTTGTAAAAGTTCCACAGTCTTGCATAGTGTTTTAAACATTGTCTCTTCTTCTGTTATCACAAAGGCCACCTCCAAATCCGAATAAACCTAGCAGAAAGAGAAAAAGGTAGGGGATGAGCTTAAAATTCAGTTTATAATAAAAGAGATTTAGTAATCGTTCCAAAGAGCTCAGTGTAATGCATAACTGAGGGCTTTGACGGAAAAGCtcttttgaaaaaagaaaaaaaaattctgaagaagcccttttaaaaaaaaaagatgtttGGCAGAGCTTTAACTTTTACAAAAATGCTTGAAACGATTAAAATTCAATAGCTTATGTGATATAAAGGCATGTGCATCAACTTCTCTTtacatgataataaaaaaattgcaattcTATAATGTTTAAACAGAAAACTAGTTTTATCCTTTTCAAAAAAACACACTGAAAAAATCTCTGCTTAATAAATATCTTTTAACGTAAATACTTTTAAATCTAGACTAGGTCCGGGACTTCGAGAAAATCACATTACCTAATATTAGAAAATTAAATACACACACCTTATTTTTCAGTAAGCCGCACACAATTGCTGCATGTGATGGAAGAGGAGTTCCAGCGAGATATTTCAGGACTCCATTGGAAGTGGGAAGACTAGATAACTCAAAATGCTCGGACATATCTAAAAACAAACGACATCCTATTTCTTTGGTGATATCTAAAAGAAGCTCAAATGCAGAAGTGGTAACTGACTCAAATTGAGCTATCCCAGTGATGACCACCTCtggctttaatttttttatcatctcTACCATCAAATCTGACTGGCGAGGTGCTTCAATGACTGTGATTTCTTCCTCAACATTTCTAACAGTTTTTGTCCTCTATGAAAAATGTACAACATATCAGAGATATTACCATCTTTCACTAGGCAACACATGAAATGCTCACAATGTGCTTAAAACATCTTGAACAAACGTCTAGAATGAGTTCATGAAACTGCCTATCATGCTGTCTGTTTAAATGTCCCCAGGTATTTTTCTATCTATCTTTAAGTATATATACCAGAAGAGAAAAAATTCTGACACATAATTCAACATATTGGGATAGTCTCAAAGCATTATGAACAAAATATGCAATAGAGGTCCACAAGAAATCAAAACAATCTTTTAACAAGGAGAGATGTTGAATAAACTAGTTCAGAACTTAAATTTAGACAGAGCACCACTCTGACCATAAATAAACGTATTATCTTATTATGCATATATATCTTGGCGAGTAGCAAAAGAAAGTATGATCAGGTGcctatataataaaattttaaaatatctaaatcatGTAtggaaaaatttaatataaaaccaCAAAATGACAAGATTCACATCAAAAGATAAATTGTTAAGAAAATTTGAGAGCTGCCGATGCCAAAAATTAGGTGGTCAACATTttcaaagagaaaatattatgCACAGGAAATACAACGAATGAGAGCGTCATTCGGAGGACATGGCCAAGCATATCAGCAATACATGCCTAGAAAGTCTTCATAAACCTTTATTCTTCATGAATATGACAGCAATCGGGAACCAATTCTCTTCAAGGACTAGTATGTACTATTTCCCTGACTCCCTTAACTGATGCATTAACATATTTCAAAGGACCAATCATACATGGCCCTTTCAGAATGAAACAATGCTGACTTATAGATTGGGATTATCGCTAATTGAGTATAATAAAATCAGAAACTAACATAATTGAACGAACTGACTTCAAAATAACCATACCTCAATATTTAGGGATGTTAACCATTGCCTGGGTAAATGTCGTGATAATTGTTCATCAACAATGGCGAGGCGGGGGGACAATAATCGAAGAGCACTTTCAATTGCCACAATCCTCGATGGAAATACGACAACATTCTATCCCAAAAAAGAATGCACAGAATGTCACGtcagatatttatatattgttttgtGATAAACAACGTCAATTTTCATAAGAACATCAAAGTCGAAAAGCTATTCAGAAGATAGTATATATATACAGGACCAAACGCTTGCCGTTTTTACCGAAATAGTgacggtgcaactcaaatcttttaaattgtatAGCTGCCCAAGCGCCACGGTTCAATCACTCTCCCAACACGGACAATTATTGTactccaacaatctcccactcaATAATTTCACTTCtagcaatcaatgagaatcgaacccttgacattgactctgatatcaattgtaagaCCAAACGCTTACCgcttttaccaaaaattatagctggtagaaattcaaatattttaaatcgtatagAAGTCCAAGCGCCACAATTCGATCGCTCTCTCAGCAATGATAATTATTGCACCCCAACAATATCAATGGCAAAGACTCTGTCCATAAAGACCTTAAAGCCAAAAAGGCACACGACTTGTGTAGGCAATCCAAAAATTGAGGTAAGAGCATCTAAAGCAATGTTTGTCATAATCAGTCTAAGGGCTTAAATTTTTTACAGAAGATTATTTGACACATTGAGAAACTACACAAAAGGCATGAATGAGAGTACCCCCATTGACAAAGAGATACGATCTTTGGTATCAGTGTTTGTTCTGTTTGACAACAGAAATCATTTTTTCCCTTCATAAGTAATGAGTGGAAATGTGGAACTGACTATACAAGTAAAAGAAAGTCTAACTACTGACCTAAGAACTGTTTTCACAAAAGGGTTACAGAAAGAAATAGGCAAATTAGAACATCAATTGCAATTGACAGTCACTTACATCTGCAGTAATTGGTACGTGATGGTATGTTTTCATGAATCCAGCAATAAGACTACGAAATCGTCTGCTTCCGGCTGGTGATTCATAAGGGAAAAAGGAAATATCTTTTAGAACATTAGCGAGATGAGCTAGGAATGGTATCTTCTCATCTGCAACAGAGTCATCTTCAAAGGACAAATCCAAAGAGCTGCTGATATCTTTGAATCCATTTCTCAGAAActcgaaaattttttttacctgTCAGAGAAACAGAACGACTGTCTTTCACTTTCTTAGTTTCTTCACCAAATTGCACCCTATGGCTGTGTCGAGTTTCAAGATGTATCTATACAATTAGATTTCCATCTATACAATTAAATTTCCATACCTGATTAGGTTGTCGGAGCTGACAACTATATACAGATAAAGCATGAGATATACGACCCCCAGCTTTGGCATAGGCCCATGCAGTGCGCGCACAAATAGGTTGGTCTCCACCAAGCCCCATGAAGAACTCAAATCGGTGTGGGCTATTCTTTTCAATTTCAACTAAAGCTGAAATATCTGTATCAGCAGCCTGCAACATTAGATCTTCAAAATGTGTTTATTTCATGGATATAGGTATTGCATTAAAGTTATTTTATCACCTGGATAACTTTAGTTTGCCATGGCTTGTTAACACAAAGGCCACGACGCTCAAACAAACGCTTACATACAGCTTGTCCTGGGCGACCTCCgatattaaatatcataatcCCAAGAGGTTTTATAACAGAGATACCTTCTTCAACAGCTCTTGCAATAAGCCCTAAGCCAAACTGGTCCTCTACAAAGCCCTGAAGACAACAAAGAATAGCTCAGCAAACCAGTGAGGTATTTGACATTGAGCAGTGGATTGAGCATATTTTGAATGGAATGAAAAGCTCTGCGAATGTGAGGAACCGGAACTAGAATGAAATAAGTGGCATATAAGACTACATGTAGTTCCAACAATAAAAACAAACTGAAATTTCTTGAACATAAGATAGATGAGAATTGCAAAGATGCAGGTCAGCAaccacaaatatttttaaactgcaAATAAAATAACCTGACTGAGCTGATCGAGTTGAGAATTGGATTTGTGAATGTTTTCAAGAAGGCAGTAAAGAAAAAGTTAGACAAAGTTCGAGGGGACGAAAAAATCGGAGTTCTTGAGTGAGTACTCAACATTGACAGAGGACAGAGCTTCAGATACACCACTTAGGCTGCCTTAGTTGCACATTCATGTATAAACAAAACATTCACAATCGTAATGGAATCACATACTTCATCACAATGCATTTAGATGCTGGTAAGTGAAACAAGAACCCAAGTATACTGTGCaataagaatgaaaattttTGCATAGTACACCAACCTGGAGGGCGCAATAGTTGCTCAGGGAATGTAAGANNNNNNNNNNNNNNNNNNNNNNNNNNNNNNNNNNNNNNNNNNNNNNNNNNNNNNNNNNNNNNNNNNNNNNNNNNNNNNNNNNNNNNNNNNNNNNNNNNNNAACTGCTCTTGGATTTATATCAAGTCCATATACCTGCAAAGTGATTTGAGTCCACTAAGAAACCTCAATAGACTTAGTTATCAAGTCTCAGTACAATGAGTGGAACACAATAAAAGGTATAATATCTGGATATGGGATGCATGAAAACTTTAACATATTACgagaaataaaatgcacaaccAAAAAACTGTTAGGATTGAATGATTCTAGACCTTTAGAGGCAACCATTTCTCAGCAACTGCAATGGATATCCATCCATATCCACAACCAAGCTCAGCTACCGTCTTCTCCGTAAAAGTTGAGTCCGGATGCCTGTTCAGTCCCTCATAGAAAGTGAAGGACCAATCCTCAGGGACAAAAATGCTTGGTATTACCATCATCTTAAGCTTCTTTCTCTTCTGAAAACCTGTAATAAAGTGTACACAAGTGTAAATGCTACTAGAGTGTTCTGCAAATAGGGAGAAGTAAAAACTGTTACAAAAACATTTCAGTCTGCTATTAAATGgaatttgatatcataaaaGGAACCTATAAAGGTCAGATATATATGGATGGAGCAATAAAAGTTGGCAATTAAACTCATTCGAAGCTATCCAAGATGTGGATTGATTATTGATTGTCGTAGACACATACTAAGAGTACTAAGAAATCACCTAATATTCAAACTAACCCATAAAACCACTCGTAACTGCATTCTCTGAATCCCTTCCTCGTAGTAAGCCTAAGCCGAACTCGAGTAACGTATGTATCCCTTTTAAGACTTCGACAGTCACTGCTTCCTCTTACTTCTTTCATTTGTTCAACCAAAATAAAAAGAACAAATGATCGCTCAAAACATAATTGATGGGATaaagtttttttatatatatattttcattttttgccTGAAATAATTTTTGCTTGATTAAATTATAtccctaaaaataatatttttaaactttaaataactTTATCCAATAATTTCTTACTCAACAGTTCTATTCATTGTCCCAAAAAACACCAATCATATTCCACGAAACTATTGCCAAAAATATCTTCTCTAAAGTCTTTCCCAGAAACTCCAAAACAAAACCAAATATCCGAAAAGCttttggtcagcatatcaaaacGGATAATTTTTGGCACTTGATCACCGACGTTTTATAAACCGTACTACCATATAATCCAAAATAAAACTACGAATTAGAAGATAAACCATAGGTCAACATCGTGAAATCTTACAAGGAATTCATAAAGTCTGCTCGCTTTTTTCCCAAAGTAAGCACTTCCTACTATCTCAAACGATTAGACATAAAATCCAAAACATAAATACCGTAAAACCATCCAAAAATTCTGTTAATTGCCTGGTTAAACCTCCCGACAAGAAACTTTCCAtcaaatcattagaaacaaacaGAATCatccaataataaaaaaaacacaagcAATTGAAATGTGGAAAAGGTGGTTGACCTTCATACTGATCGAGGTAGATGTCTTGAATTTGGAAATGGTGAGTCTGAAGGCAACTCTGAGAGGCTCCGTCAGATGCAAACCGTTTCTGGAGATCCGAAAGGAAGATCCGAGCATTGATTCGGGTACTCGGGTCCTCTAGTCTCTCCAAGAGTGATCGTAGCGCACTGTACGCCGAGTCTCCGGACCGTTCACACTGCTTCAGAAACTCTTCCATGGATTCACACACACTCGCACCAGCCATTTTCTTCCTGCAAAAAACGCAGACACTGCGTGTATATATGCGCTCTTGCGAGTCAAAGAATTGAAGACGAAGGAGGTCTATAtagtatatatgtataatattacTGGAAATATAATAATACACGTGGGAAATTATTgactatatatattatatttttattccaaatttcTCATTCACGCATGCtctttttgggttttttttttggttttttttttttaatatataaatttctaaaactatataaataaaattgtaaaaaaaataaataaaactaaagATACAATATTAAAACTTAATTTTGACATATCGATGATGGATCGAATTTACTCGAGGGTGCATCTAAGTAGGATCATTTTCGCTCTAAACAACGTTGGAACATAAACACGagttgattaaaaaaaacacataaagAGAATAACACAAAAGATGTAAACCTAAAAATTGCCTACCAAACGTAATTATATATGACTAAACCACCGTATTAGCAGCACCAACCCTCAAAATGGAGATTAATCATGGAGAACTTATGCGAATATTCTTCTTCCCATGTATGAATaagattattataattaaaacaaataatcgattacgatttaattaattttttcttaaaaaaaaaaaaaccataataCTACAACGGTCAAACTGGCCAACTCATGTCATTCCGACTGGTTGGAAATCTCTAACTGAACTCAATCCAACACAAGGTAGATTACAAGTTAGGCAAACCGGTCCGCGGGTCAGCCCaagaaataataaagaaaaatcattaggattaattaaaaatttcatttcatttcataattaaatatttacaaaaaatatcaataaaattctTAATCATTGATTCCACacgtttatattttatatacaaagtaattaatacaaaaaatttataattttcattaaaaaaatttacatatcaCCGGAAAATTGACTTATAGGCTGTGTTTCTGGGCCCTATGATGGACCTTTAGAATTCAAATAAATAGGGGAGGGCTTAAGCCCGATGTGTAAGGGTGTCAAAACTAACCCAGAGCAGGCGAGAGCGATTAAACATATCCTTATACTAATTACAGGAGAGATGTTCAGTAACGATTCTTATAATACTGTTGGGGGAGCGTAAATTTTTTGCCACTTCTTTCCAGGCTCGCGGACCAACCGAAGCTCGTCTTGAACTGGCCCGCCTAAGCCTGCGATCTGCACGGGTAGGCCTATTTAAGCCCGCCTTCAAGTGAGTCCCATTTAATTTGTGTGGTAGAGTGAGCCGATCCAAGGAATCCAATCCAAATTGACCGCTGGGGAccaaaccattttaaaaatgttgATATACATTTCACCAGTTATacaaaattaaaagtaataataaAGTAAAGTCGATGGTCTGTGGGTACGCTGACACTAAACTAATTAACACGCGCAAAATATGATATTCACACTGCGATTAATTCTAGCTTTTGAGTCCGAACGAGAGGTTTATGCTCGtcctttttgttttgttttaaaaataaaaagatttcattattatttttaaatatttttcttgtaattatatactaattaaatttttttttttttatctccatAGGCCATAGGTATATCAAATTTTCTATCtccatattatatataaatataaacggatatttaaaaaatgaaacgtgtatgtttatttttattttttaaaaaaaatattgttattaacaatatatttttctaaaatttgggCATTAAAGAGGAGTGATTAATGTCTGCACCACCACCACTTTTAtatttaaaccatttttagttttcttcatttacaaatttatatatatagacaaaaacttgtgtgaggcggtctcacgggtcgtattttgtaggacggatctcttatttgggtcatcaatgaaaaagtattactttttatggtaatagtattactttttattgtgaatatcggtagggttgacccgtctcacagataaagattcgtgagaccgtctaatttcatcaagtcactccatattttacatagaaaaaaatcttaaaacaacctctttttttaatcaaacaactcttctaaattgaaaataatttcatgttaattgtttaatattatttgatcaaattaaaaataataataatacatgcaACGCATGTGCATCTTTTACTAGTATATAAAAAAGAACTAATAAcgaatattttgtgaaaaataagggcgtatttattttcaatatctaaaaaagttattattagatttttcttcacaaatttgcGCGAGAATTcaataattacttttttttagaGGTTGCAGAATTTGTGAAGGAAAATCcattattcattttttaaaaaagttgctCATTGAcccatttaaaaatattaatatgattataaccttatttgttgtgtataaaataattttttttatcattttttctgtgtataattcaaaatataatcaGTACAAACgagtataaataatatttttttttttactcaagTTGttgtattttgattttatttatttgattattttatagTGTCACgttgcaaaaatattatatttaaattataaaaatatatgttttatgattttaatgataATTTGGGTACATCAAACACAAAATATAAATTAcgcattttttaattattaaaagcaTTTAATCTAAAATTATAGAGTTGAGATTATCTTaactgtttttaaaaaaaaacatagatgGTTATAAgcgtatttattttttttttataggggtTATCAGTTATTTTGAGATTTTACGAAAAGATTGTCAATATCGAATATCTATATTTAGTAATctatattatatgttaaagtTAAACCCTTTATGACATGATTGGTAAGTCTGAATGAAATAAGAAAGGAATTGAATCAACATCGGAATGAAATGTGGGAGGAAATGAAATGAGAAATTTATTCCTTTCTTGTGATTCATATCAAATGAAATGAGaaataaattgaaagaaaatattttttataatcaaattatatttttatttaaatattaaaataatttttatttaatatttatcattaatatttattattattattatgattattaatGTTTTCGCTATCGAATAATAActccttttatttaattttaaaatttcattattaaatgataattttaacattattatttaatttatttattatcacATCATTATTAATTTCTTATCATTTACTTTTatcatcaaataataataataataataatttttatatttatttttcttctaaAATTATTGTTATCCTTTTATTACTAATATTAGTTTTAAACTATttgtgatatttatttattagtattaaatttattataattgattataaacaaagataaaaaaatttattattaaaatatttgaaaaataaaaatacaaaatatattgatacatatatacaataataaatataaaaagtaaataataggaaattttcatatttgaaatttaaattggaaagTTTGGAGAATGAAAATAGATAAACTCAATCCAAATCATAGAAATGTCAATTTTCATGTTCATGGATAGGAGTGTCAAAATACACCACGatccgtcaacccgacacgatccaacacgaaaaaatcaggttcgagTTGGAGTTTTTCGGGTTCAGGttgggtgggttcgggttagtgctGGGTTATACGGGTTTCGGGTCGGGTTGGGTGGcgggttgaaaaaaaattttttttaaaaaaatattacctatatttttatatattgtatgtttgaacaaaatttattgtatatttatatgttaaattttcatcatttaatatttattttgtatattttttattttttttaacaattgtttatttgatttagtaaatatattttaaattttctaccattaaactttcaaatttaaatcgaaaattttgttattatgtgtttaaattaaaatattattataattttttattttttcgaatttttttaattaattttttttaaaaaaattaaaaaaataaataagtttcgggttagacaagttcgtgttcgggttgggggttttcgggttgcttcgggttcgggttgggttcaggttgaaaaataaaaaaaaatttctcgagttgacccgaaacccgacccacccgacccgattgacacccctattcATGGAAATAATTTCCTATTAAAATGAGTATTCTTATTCCAAGGTGTTAAAATCGAGCGCTTGccgttttatcaaaagttatagctggtggtaatggtgcaacttaaatcttttaaaccgcacaacagGTCAAATATCACGGTTCGATCGATCTTCCAGCAAAAACATTATTACACCCAAAACAAAGGAGAACAAAACATGGAAATGAGAATAAGGCGGGGAATGCCTAATCCATTCCCACCCCATTCTCATTTATCAATCATGCCCGTAGTAGTTGATGCGTTGGTGAAGCCTATCGTTTTTGTTCTTCTTATAAAAGCTATCTTTCCattgatatttttaatataaataaataacaaaatctaGGGATGTCAAAATCATACACGACCCACCAACTCGATAcggttcaacccgaaaaaaatcagtTTTGGGTTTGGGATTTTCGGGTTCGAGTCAGATCGGGTTGAACCCGATAGCTGAcacgaaaaaaatgatcgggttgggttagGTTTGGGTCAACCCGGGTTGACTGGAATTGaccagaaaattttaatttttttaacaatatatatataattaataaatactgcctatatttttatatattgtatgtttgaaaatatatttattgtatatttatatcataaattttcataatttaatatttattttgaacattttttattttttaaacaattgtttatttgatttagtaaatatattttatttttatacaattagacttttaaatttaaatcatatatatgaggaagattttgtaattatgtgtttaaattaaaatagtattattatttttctgacatttatttaattttatttataaaaaaaaaaaaccaaaatcggGTTGATCGAGTTGATTCGGATTCAGGTtcgggttgagagttttcgagttggctcgggtttgggtTGAGTTCGGATTgagtaatttttgaataatactaTTGCTCAATTCGACCCAACTCACCCGAATTAACACCCTTAACaaaatcttatatatttttgttactGTATTATTGTACACTTTTTTAATGCTAGTACTGTAGGTGACATCAAGTGTGAACGAGGACACAGACTTTTTTTAAGCCTTTGTGCTTCAcacataatttgaaaatttgaaagataaaaGTGCAAAAAgacaattttcttaaataaataaaaggaaaCTCAAAATTGGCCCAAAAGTTTTAGATTTATGATCTATAAATCGATGTTCAAAAAACTGGTAGATGGTAGTTAGGCGATCATCCACGGCCTAACATTTAGACGGCTGTCTAGGTGGTACTTAAGcggttttcttttttttaactaaatatctgtttttttattttttatttctgtaATAATTCTTTTATATTAGAATATAACTCAAAATCAATGACATATTCTCATCTTTATCCAATacaaattgattgaaaaatattgcaaataatttttataaaaaaataaaaaaatttatatattatatcaaGCGACTACTTAACTTAATCGGATATAAAAATCGGGGTGATGAGCGATCGCTTAGCGTCTAGACACCTTTTAGACAGCACTTTTAAACACTGCTGTAAATACTGAGTCAAATCTATCCAACATCGATCAATTCAAATGATCAATATGGATAACGACTAATTTCGCATCCACGATGATCTTGAAAATCTCTTTAGTTAATATTCactaaataaaattacaaatgaatAATTCAGAAGTCAGTgaaaccaaaattttaaattcgagAAGGAAAATTCTTATGAATTTACCAACCATAATCGctaaaatttaataaacaaCTACTATATGTTTCGTGTTCCGGAATAATGACCGGTATATATTTTGAATTCCTTTCTCGTATTAGCCTGTCacacatatttttttagtaa includes:
- the LOC140983929 gene encoding methionine S-methyltransferase-like; the encoded protein is MAGASVCESMEEFLKQCERSGDSAYSALRSLLERLEDPSTRINARIFLSDLQKRFASDGASQSCLQTHHFQIQDIYLDQYEGFQKRKKLKMMVIPSIFVPEDWSFTFYEGLNRHPDSTFTEKTVAELGCGYGWISIAVAEKWLPLKVYGLDINPRAHSLSNYCALQGFVEDQFGLGLIARAVEEGISVIKPLGIMIFNIGGRPGQAVCKRLFERRGLCVNKPWQTKVIQAADTDISALVEIEKNSPHRFEFFMGLGGDQPICARTAWAYAKAGGRISHALSVYSCQLRQPNQVKKIFEFLRNGFKDISSSLDLSFEDDSVADEKIPFLAHLANVLKDISFFPYESPAGSRRFRSLIAGFMKTYHHVPITADNVVVFPSRIVAIESALRLLSPRLAIVDEQLSRHLPRQWLTSLNIERTKTVRNVEEEITVIEAPRQSDLMVEMIKKLKPEVVITGIAQFESVTTSAFELLLDITKEIGCRLFLDMSEHFELSSLPTSNGVLKYLAGTPLPSHAAIVCGLLKNKVYSDLEVAFVITEEETMFKTLCKTVELLQGTTAIVSQYYYGCLFHELLSFQLADRHPPAQRNPKQTRASKVNDFSSYTISVLDQAELAIDERENSTLVRMDIDQSFLPIITPVKAAIFESFARQNITEPEIDVARGLRQLISSNYGFPSDSNTEFIFADCPVALFCKWVLCCVHEGGTLCFPTGTSGNYVSAAKFLNAEIVNIPTNSEVGFKLTEQTLTDVLKTLNKPWIYVSGPIVNPTGSVYSNKEINILLSICAKFGARVMLDTSFSGVEFNSKGVDSWNLRATLEKLSSTNPTFCVSLLGGLFFNMLGSGLKFGFLLINQQSVVDIFRSFAGLSKPHNTIKYTVKKLLDLQEQKTGDLLNDVAEQTELLGSRYKQLKQTLECCGWDVLEAQGGVSVVAKPSAYLGKTIKINNSSCTQEIKLNNSNIREVMLKSCGLCINGASWTGIPGYCRFTFGLTDSDFQRALDCITKFKSLVSN